A region of Salinibacter sp. 10B DNA encodes the following proteins:
- a CDS encoding glycosyltransferase family 2 protein, translating to MSAATSEGLPKVSVVTVCWNSQDVIEETIQSVVSQSYEPIEYIVVDGGSTDGTLDVIRAHESALSTWISEADEGISDAFNKGIRRTSGDLVGLLNAGDAYRPRTIARIARASRQDPDSDVFYGDIYMTDATGDTEYVRKAQKGIDASAFRYAMPSIPHPSVFVRKPLYEKRLYNPRIEYAMDYEWLRDMAERGCRFRYIEGTCLARMRLEGKSNNQYADTLGEVHRICVEYGDNPMFSFLYNCVFRNLRFRLRRMAETTTAGRLLVDGYRRLITLLGLRRWEY from the coding sequence ATGAGTGCCGCGACTAGTGAAGGATTACCAAAAGTAAGCGTCGTTACTGTCTGTTGGAACTCCCAAGATGTCATAGAAGAAACAATCCAAAGCGTGGTCAGCCAGTCGTATGAACCCATCGAGTACATTGTTGTCGACGGTGGTTCCACAGACGGCACACTTGACGTGATTCGTGCTCATGAATCGGCACTGTCGACATGGATTAGCGAAGCAGACGAGGGTATCAGCGACGCGTTTAACAAGGGAATACGACGGACGAGTGGCGATCTAGTGGGGTTACTCAACGCTGGCGATGCCTACCGGCCGAGAACCATCGCACGTATTGCCCGTGCATCTCGTCAAGATCCGGACAGTGATGTATTTTATGGGGATATCTACATGACAGACGCAACCGGCGACACTGAGTATGTCCGCAAGGCCCAGAAAGGTATCGATGCGTCCGCGTTCAGATATGCAATGCCGTCTATTCCCCATCCGTCTGTGTTCGTCCGTAAGCCGCTGTATGAGAAGCGTTTATATAACCCACGTATTGAGTATGCAATGGATTATGAATGGTTGAGAGACATGGCCGAGCGTGGGTGTCGGTTTCGGTATATTGAGGGTACTTGCTTGGCCCGAATGCGACTAGAAGGGAAGTCGAACAATCAGTATGCTGATACGCTCGGAGAAGTGCACCGTATCTGTGTTGAGTACGGTGATAATCCAATGTTCTCCTTTCTCTACAACTGTGTCTTTCGAAACCTACGGTTTAGATTGCGCCGCATGGCTGAAACTACAACGGCGGGTCGATTGCTCGTGGATGGGTACCGACGCCTCATCACACTATTAGGGCTAAGGCGATGGGAGTACTGA
- a CDS encoding glycosyltransferase family 1 protein: MSLRVAYDYDTFTTQRYGGISRSFVEHFRRFARGGKVEVCLPFRFSRNAYLRHCTSYSGITIDVYFRGLRRLLNSLNFPMFLSGVWGGGVDVYHQTHYNVCLAKLCSGIPLVVTVHDMTPELYPEEFDNPEAVHSGKQEMCDRATAIVCVSENTKQDLQDIYNCDSEKIYVVPHGGGKKKTQGDESLNTPDQYVLYVGKRKGYKNFSELVKALAPLMEEMPELHLVCLGGEEITDSELRPFVKRGVDSRVHHDTPSDEKMTSYYRNATLLAYPSLYEGFGLPILEAFRNRCPVVVSRRSCFPEIAGEAAAYFEPGKEEALKTVVERVVKDDEYRRTLIDRGEKRRRQFSWRRSAECLHRVYQDVAYEEL; the protein is encoded by the coding sequence ATGTCGCTTCGGGTAGCCTACGATTACGATACATTTACGACTCAGCGCTACGGGGGAATATCGCGTAGCTTCGTCGAACATTTCCGCCGCTTTGCGAGGGGAGGGAAGGTAGAGGTTTGTCTTCCATTCAGGTTTTCTCGAAATGCTTACCTGCGACATTGCACCAGCTACAGTGGTATTACAATAGATGTTTACTTCCGAGGACTCCGTAGGCTGCTCAATTCCTTAAATTTTCCCATGTTCTTGTCGGGGGTTTGGGGAGGGGGGGTCGATGTGTATCACCAAACACATTACAACGTCTGCCTTGCGAAACTCTGTTCGGGTATACCGCTCGTGGTTACCGTACACGATATGACTCCGGAGCTCTATCCAGAAGAGTTTGACAATCCTGAAGCTGTACACTCGGGAAAGCAGGAAATGTGTGATCGGGCAACCGCTATCGTCTGTGTCTCGGAAAACACAAAGCAGGACCTCCAAGATATATACAATTGTGATTCCGAAAAAATATATGTCGTTCCTCACGGAGGTGGGAAGAAAAAAACTCAAGGTGACGAGTCCCTCAATACGCCGGATCAGTACGTACTATATGTAGGAAAGCGGAAAGGTTATAAGAACTTCAGTGAACTTGTTAAGGCCCTCGCCCCACTCATGGAGGAAATGCCCGAACTGCATCTCGTCTGTCTCGGTGGAGAAGAGATCACAGACAGTGAACTCCGTCCCTTCGTGAAGAGAGGTGTGGATTCGCGGGTACACCACGATACTCCATCCGACGAGAAGATGACCTCGTACTACCGAAATGCGACGCTGTTGGCCTATCCCTCCTTGTATGAAGGGTTTGGGTTGCCGATCTTGGAAGCGTTCCGAAACCGGTGTCCGGTGGTTGTAAGTCGTCGGAGTTGCTTTCCCGAGATTGCCGGAGAGGCAGCGGCCTATTTCGAACCCGGCAAGGAGGAAGCATTGAAGACTGTTGTTGAGAGAGTCGTCAAGGATGATGAGTACCGGCGTACTCTCATTGATCGCGGTGAAAAGCGTAGGAGACAGTTCTCCTGGAGGCGATCGGCGGAATGCCTGCACCGTGTTTATCAGGACGTAGCTTATGAAGAGCTGTGA